From one Triticum aestivum cultivar Chinese Spring chromosome 4B, IWGSC CS RefSeq v2.1, whole genome shotgun sequence genomic stretch:
- the LOC123091130 gene encoding cyclin-A3-1: MADKENSAYAAAAAPRTTRASAKRAAAVTAVAVAAKRKRVALSEIPTLPNGAPQPQTKPKKSSSQVAKPKKRSVSSLSLPAPKPAPGAADETGDPQLCAPYASDIYSYLRSMEVQARRRPAADYIERVQVDVTPNMRGILVDWLVEVAEEYKLVSDTLYLTVSYIDRFLSANSLNRQKLQLLGVSAMLIASKYEEISPPNVEDFCYITDNTYMKQELVKMERDILNNLKFEMGNPTAKTFLRMFIKSGQEEKKYPSLLLEFMGSYLTELSLLDYGCVRFLPSAAAASAVFVARLTLNPDSNPWSKKLQSVTGYRASELKDCITAIHDLQLSRKGQSWNAIRDKYKQHRFKGVSALLPPVGIPASYFEDLKE, encoded by the exons ATGGCCGACAAGGAGAACTCcgcctacgccgccgccgccgcgccccgcaccACCCGCGCATCCGCCAagcgcgccgccgccgtcaccgccgtcgccgtcgccgccaagCGCAAGCGCGTCGCGCTCAGCGAGATCCCCACGCTCCCCAACGGCGCCCCCCAGCCGCAAACTAAGCCCAAGAAGTCCTCGTCCCAAGTCGCCAAGCCCAAGAAGAGGTCCGTGTCTTCCCTGTCCCTCCCCGCGCCCAAGCCGGCGCCCGGCGCGGCCGACGAGACCGGCGACCCGCAGCTCTGCGCTCCGTACGCGTCCGACATCTACTCCTACCTCCGATCTATGGAG GTCCAGGCgagacggcggccggcggcggattACATCGAGAGGGTGCAGGTGGACGTCACCCCCAATATGCGCGGCATCCTCGTCGACTGGCTTGTCGAGGTGGCCGAGGAGTACAAGCTCGTCTCCGACACGCTCTACCTCACCGTCTCCTACATCGACCGCTTCCTCTCGGCCAACTCCCTCAACCGTCAGAAGCTGCAGCTCCTCGGCGTCTCGGCCATGCTCATTGCCTC TAAGTACGAGGAGATCAGCCCCCCAAATGTGGAGGACTTCTGCTACATCACAGACAACACCTACATGAAGCAGGAG CTTGTTAAGATGGAGAGGGATATACTAAACAATCTCAAGTTTGAGATGGGCAATCCTACCGCTAAGACCTTCCTAAG GATGTTCATCAAATCTGGCCAAGAAGAGAAGAAG TATCCTAGCCTGTTGCTGGAGTTCATGGGCAGCTATCTCACCGAGCTGAGCCTTTTGGATTATGGCTGTGTCCGGTTCTTGCCATCAGCCGCTGCAGCTTCAGCGGTGTTCGTTGCACGGCTGACCCTTAATCCAGACTCCAACCCTTGG AGCAAGAAGTTGCAATCAGTAACCGGGTACAGGGCATCCGAGCTGAAGGACTGCATCACGGCCATACATGACCTGCAGCTCAGCAGGAAAGGGCAATCGTGGAATGCAATCCGGGACAAATACAAGCAACACAGG TTCAAGGGTGTATCTGCATTGCTACCTCCTGTCGGGATCCCTGCATCATACTTTGAAGACCTCAAGGAGTAG